Below is a genomic region from Treponema sp. OMZ 798.
CTATTGCAGCTCGAATAAGCCCTGTAAACTATCCTTCTACATTTAACTCTACAATCAAGGTCTTACAAGCAGGTTCCGGCGTTGATCTTTCGACTCAAGTTTCCAAATTCAAGGTTACCGATTCCACTGACGGCAAAAAGTGGAAGATAAATAATTCGGGACAATTGGAAGAGGTTACTCCCGGCGGGAAGACGGTTACAAGCTGGTCAGAATTAAAAAGTGAGGTTGAGAAGACCAGCGGGGGAGCTGAGGTAATTATTGTGGATGGTACACTTACTGCTAGTGGTGACCACGATAAAATTACCGTAGGACGTAACCTCACTATTCGAGGTAAGGATGGTACCGCAATTCTTGACGCCGATAAAAAATGCAAGATATTTAAGGTTAAAAAAAATAATAAACTTATTCTTGAGAGTCTTACATTGCAAAATGGAGATGCAACAAAGTTATCAAAGAAAGAAAGAAATGGAGGAGCTGTTGATCTTGAGGAGCATGCCTCTCTTGAAATAAAATCGGGAGTAATAATAAAGGATAATGTGGCGAATCAGGGAGGGGGTGTATATATAGGCCAAAATGCTGAGCTTTTAATGACTAGCGGAATTATTCAAAGCAACATAGGAAAAGGAGTTTCTAATAAAGCTCATGGAGGTGCTGTCTATGTATCCGGAACTTTTAAAATGTCAGGAGATGCAAAACTAGATCCTTCAGGCGATCATACAAAAGGGAAAAATGATGTTTATCTTATTAACGGTGCTACAATCATACTTACCGGTTCCTTGACCTCAGCTGAAAATCAAATCGCACGAATTACAGTGCCGGATACCAATTATTCTGAGGGAAGACTCGTATTGGAAGCTGAAGACGGCGTTGTTCTTTCAAATGAAGCTAAAAAATTCAAAGTTACACAGAAAGATGGATACAACTGGTATGTGGATGGTAATGGTAAATTAACAACTACAGCCCCCAGCCCTTAGAAAAGAAGTTTTAAAGCAGGCCTTATTTAAGGCCTGCTTTTTTAAATTCCGCCCTTAAATCCCGGCTATCTTAAAAATAAAATCCATATCGCTGTTCTCTTCGATGAGGGCAGCGAGTTTGTCCAGTTCTTTTTCGATCTCGGCCTCGCTTTGGCCTTGGGTATTGCATTTTTTATCATCGTCTATGAGGCTGTCCTCATCGGCGAGTTCCAAGTGCATGTAGGGGATTGTAGCGATTACGGGAATCTTTACGAGCTCTTCAATCATCTTTATGCCTGGATCTAAAAGGCTCTTGTCTCCGCGGAATTTATTTATGATCATGCCCTTAATTCTCTTCCTGTCCTTTTCGGGGAGGAGCATTACGGTCCCGTAGAGCTGGGCAAAGACGCCGCCCCTGTCTATGTCGGCAATCAAAAGGACGGGAGCATCGGCCATTTCTGCCATGCCCATGTTTACTATGTCGTTTTGGTTTAGGTTTATTTCGGCGGGGCTTCCTGCTCCCTCGATAACCACAATATCGTTTTCCCTTTCAAGCTTTTGAAAGGTTTCCAGAATTATAGGTTTGCAGGTCTTTTTATACTCAAAATATTCCCGCGCCTTCATCTCTTTTTTTTCTTCTCCCAAAATTATCACCTTAGAGCCCACATCCGTTTTAGGGATGAGGAGGATGGGATTCATTTCGGGGCGGGGTTCAATGCCGGCGGCCTTGGCTTGAAGGGCTTGGGCGCTGCTTATTTTTTTTCCGTCAGCTGTAGTAAAAAAAATCGAGGACATGTTTTGGGATTTAAAGGGAACAACCTTTAAGCCCCTCTTTTTAAAGATTCTGCAAAGGCCTGTACAAAAAAGGGACTTGCCCGCAGAGGATGTAGTCCCTTGAATCATTATGCTTGCCATTATCTTAAGAAGCCGTCTTATTAAGAGTTATCTTAAAGCACAAAGGCTATAAGGTGGGCGACAAAGCCTGCAAAGAGGCCGCCTATTGTGTGGCTTAAAATAGCCTTGCCCGTCATCTCCTTTGTGTCGAGGGCGTCCATCATTGCAATATGGGTAGAAATATAACCGCTCCAGCACATACAGATGGCGGTAAAGACAGCTATATCGTTTGCGTTTATTTTTCCCATTAAGGACATTTCTTTTACAATGCCGAGGGCGGCTCCCGTAGAACCTAGGGCCGTAATCGGGACAGAAATAGCCTCAGGAGAACTAAAACCGTAAAGGGGATTTAAGATAAAGCTCAGCTTTTGACCTATCCATGGAAGGAGGGCGATTCCTTCTCGTGCTGCTCCCGTGTAGGTGCCGTCTGCACTCGGGCCGTTTGTAAGCATTATAACTATCGTACAGATAATTACTACACCAGGGATTATGGCCATACCCATGCTGACCCCCGATTTTCCGCCGTCAAGCATAGCCTGAATAAACCTAGCTCCGGCTCCGCCCTCACGGACAGGGCGCATTTTTTCGGGGATTGGGTCTACCCTTCTTGTAGAAACCATAGCCTCTGTTCCGTAGCGTTTTTTTGAAAAATGAATCATCAAGCGGACCGAAACTATACTTCCGGCAACAGCTCCGACATTTCCGATTAGGGCTGCCGGGACTGCCGATTTTACGTTTAAGCCCATCATTGCCGTTGTGGTAATCAAGCCCATTCCGAAGGCAGTGCCGAGGTTTGTAAGGGCAGGAAGCTGGTATTGCTTAAAATAGCGCCTAAAATTATCGTCATCGGCAAGGGTTAAAATTGCAGGGTTGTCCGATAAAAAACAGTTTAAGATACCGAGGGAGGAGGCTCCGGGTAAATCGTACAAGGGCTTCATCAGCTTGTACAAGATCTTGTTGATCAAGGCAACCGTTCCGAATTCCGAAAAAAGACCTGAGACGGCTCCGGCCAATACGGCTACCGCCATCAGATACAAACAGATAT
It encodes:
- a CDS encoding cobyric acid synthase, coding for MASIMIQGTTSSAGKSLFCTGLCRIFKKRGLKVVPFKSQNMSSIFFTTADGKKISSAQALQAKAAGIEPRPEMNPILLIPKTDVGSKVIILGEEKKEMKAREYFEYKKTCKPIILETFQKLERENDIVVIEGAGSPAEINLNQNDIVNMGMAEMADAPVLLIADIDRGGVFAQLYGTVMLLPEKDRKRIKGMIINKFRGDKSLLDPGIKMIEELVKIPVIATIPYMHLELADEDSLIDDDKKCNTQGQSEAEIEKELDKLAALIEENSDMDFIFKIAGI